A stretch of Paludisphaera borealis DNA encodes these proteins:
- a CDS encoding 3-deoxy-D-manno-octulosonic acid transferase, which produces MPLALNLIYASLLILFSPVILFRMVRSGKYRDGLWEKFWGAAPHRIGDRPCLWFHAVSVGEVLLLRPLVREMARRRPNWDVVISTTTPTGLAVARRTFPELITFYAPFDFSWATRRAMGRIRPTVLALVELELWPNLIRVAKRSGAKVAIINARLSVRSHRGYRRLRRPLGPTLHLIDMVAAQDEDYARRFIDLGVPFERVSVTGSVKFDGLESDRNNAQTRELRSELGLSHADLVFVAGSTMEGEEAAALAAYRAARRDHPRLRLILVPRHVERFEAVAQWLEAEGETVLRRSRCDSHKSLAGHRSDPIILVDTIGELGAVWGLADVAFVGGSLAPGRGGQNMMEPAAYGAAVMFGPHTSNFRETVDQLLSRNAARRVDGAHDLVLRLQEDLDDPENAAARGEAGRKFVLAQHGASGRTLHELDRLVESSFAQKTA; this is translated from the coding sequence ATGCCTCTGGCATTGAACCTGATTTACGCCTCGCTGCTGATTCTCTTCTCGCCGGTCATCCTGTTTCGGATGGTGCGGTCGGGCAAGTACCGCGATGGATTGTGGGAGAAGTTCTGGGGCGCTGCGCCCCATCGGATCGGCGACCGTCCCTGCCTCTGGTTTCATGCCGTGAGTGTCGGTGAGGTCTTGCTGCTGCGTCCGCTGGTCCGCGAGATGGCCCGGCGGCGGCCGAATTGGGACGTCGTGATCTCGACGACGACCCCGACGGGCTTGGCCGTGGCGCGGCGGACCTTCCCCGAACTGATCACCTTTTACGCACCCTTCGATTTCAGTTGGGCGACGCGGCGGGCGATGGGCCGCATCCGGCCGACCGTGCTGGCGCTCGTCGAACTCGAGCTCTGGCCGAACTTGATCCGCGTGGCGAAGCGGTCCGGGGCCAAGGTGGCGATCATCAACGCCCGCCTCAGCGTCCGCAGCCATCGCGGCTACCGCCGCCTGCGGCGACCGCTGGGCCCGACCCTTCATCTGATCGACATGGTGGCGGCTCAGGACGAGGACTACGCCCGGCGGTTCATCGATCTGGGCGTCCCTTTCGAGAGGGTGAGCGTGACCGGTTCGGTGAAGTTCGACGGCCTCGAAAGCGACCGTAACAACGCCCAGACGCGGGAATTGCGATCCGAGCTGGGCCTCTCGCACGCGGATCTCGTCTTCGTGGCGGGGAGCACGATGGAGGGCGAGGAGGCCGCGGCGCTCGCCGCGTACCGTGCTGCGAGGCGCGACCATCCTCGGCTGCGGCTGATTTTGGTCCCTCGGCACGTCGAGCGGTTCGAGGCCGTCGCCCAGTGGCTGGAGGCCGAGGGCGAGACCGTGCTGCGACGCAGCCGCTGCGACTCGCACAAGTCGCTCGCCGGGCATCGCTCCGATCCGATCATCCTGGTCGACACGATCGGCGAGCTGGGCGCGGTCTGGGGGCTGGCCGACGTCGCTTTCGTCGGCGGCAGCCTGGCGCCGGGACGAGGCGGCCAGAATATGATGGAACCCGCGGCGTACGGCGCGGCGGTGATGTTCGGCCCCCACACGTCCAATTTCCGGGAAACCGTCGACCAGCTCCTGTCGCGCAACGCCGCGCGTCGGGTCGACGGCGCGCACGATCTGGTGCTACGGCTCCAGGAAGACCTCGACGATCCCGAGAACGCGGCGGCTCGCGGCGAGGCGGGTCGGAAATTCGTGCTGGCGCAGCACGGCGCCTCCGGCCGAACACTTCATGAGTTGGACCGTCTCGTCGAGTCATCGTTCGCCCAAAAGACGGCTTGA
- a CDS encoding DUF3467 domain-containing protein: MSESETPTPQQQVTNEVVVDDTGALPSYSNFCRVTATPEEVILDFGLNPQPFAQGRQDVKANQRIVMNFYTSKRLLTALGMTIQRHEGTFGSIELDVRRRATNQPQQGQTGGRVGPQGVVE; this comes from the coding sequence ATGAGCGAATCCGAAACCCCGACGCCACAACAGCAGGTCACCAACGAGGTCGTCGTCGACGACACTGGCGCGCTGCCGTCGTACTCCAACTTCTGTCGCGTCACCGCGACCCCCGAAGAAGTCATCCTCGACTTCGGCCTCAATCCCCAGCCGTTCGCCCAGGGGCGGCAGGACGTCAAGGCCAACCAGCGGATCGTCATGAACTTCTACACGTCCAAGCGGCTGCTCACAGCCCTCGGCATGACTATCCAGCGCCACGAGGGGACCTTCGGCTCGATCGAGCTCGACGTCCGCCGCCGCGCCACCAACCAGCCTCAGCAGGGTCAGACCGGCGGTCGCGTCGGTCCTCAGGGCGTGGTCGAGTGA
- a CDS encoding cytochrome B6: MQASKTLRVRRWLPCLSDPTVLAFLTAVSLVHFWPAPVGAEEPPAKTSYDQLAPVLLGQETFQDRVAKDKADKPAVEARQKALLEERYELGSRPDGQVKMTRGKPIQVGPAAKLVAGTTWESLAATAADEIRDKGLFPKGFLPLPHPKHEVGGMVFPQMEIKLLPRLERFDIDFDLPEHFLPEFPPAIFLTTRPDLGDVSQGKVLTVDNFQEIFQGILNAKDLEGVRLLVTQFPQQQFNATHDRKTELPLGMLGVACFDCHVNGHTSAATHLVGDIRPQSHRRRIETPSLRGVNVQRLFGSQRALKTIEDFTEFEQRAAYFDGDQVSAAAKGINPLERGSQVHFMSEVQELLDFPPAPGLDVFGKLDPKKFPADSPEMKGQTLFFGKAQCAVCHPAPYYTDNLMHDLKVDRFYKTQSINGLVATKQGPIKTFPLRGIKESPPYFHDGRLLTLEDTVEFFNLVLETQLTPDEKQALVAFMRQL; this comes from the coding sequence ATGCAAGCTTCAAAAACGCTGCGAGTTCGCCGCTGGCTGCCGTGCCTGTCCGACCCGACTGTTCTGGCGTTTCTGACCGCCGTCTCGCTCGTTCACTTCTGGCCCGCTCCCGTCGGCGCCGAGGAGCCGCCCGCCAAGACGAGTTACGACCAACTGGCCCCCGTCCTCCTCGGTCAGGAGACGTTCCAGGACCGGGTGGCGAAGGACAAGGCCGACAAGCCGGCGGTCGAGGCGCGCCAGAAGGCGCTTCTGGAGGAGCGCTACGAGCTCGGCTCGCGACCCGACGGCCAGGTCAAGATGACACGCGGCAAGCCGATCCAGGTCGGCCCGGCCGCGAAGCTCGTCGCGGGCACGACCTGGGAAAGCCTCGCCGCGACGGCCGCCGACGAGATCCGCGATAAGGGCCTGTTCCCCAAGGGCTTCCTGCCCCTGCCCCACCCCAAACACGAGGTCGGGGGCATGGTCTTCCCGCAGATGGAGATCAAGCTGCTGCCTCGTCTGGAGCGGTTCGATATCGATTTCGACCTGCCCGAGCACTTCCTGCCCGAGTTCCCGCCGGCGATCTTCCTGACCACCCGGCCCGACCTCGGCGACGTGTCTCAGGGCAAGGTGCTGACCGTCGACAACTTCCAGGAGATCTTCCAGGGCATCCTCAACGCCAAGGATCTTGAGGGGGTGCGGCTGCTGGTCACGCAGTTCCCCCAGCAGCAGTTCAACGCCACCCACGACCGCAAGACGGAACTGCCCCTTGGCATGCTGGGCGTGGCCTGCTTCGACTGCCACGTCAACGGCCATACCTCGGCGGCGACCCATCTGGTGGGCGACATCCGGCCGCAATCGCACCGCCGCCGCATAGAGACGCCGAGCCTTCGCGGGGTGAACGTCCAGCGGCTGTTCGGCTCGCAACGAGCCCTCAAGACCATCGAGGACTTCACCGAGTTCGAGCAGCGGGCGGCCTACTTCGACGGCGACCAGGTCTCGGCGGCGGCCAAGGGGATCAACCCGCTGGAACGCGGCAGCCAGGTCCACTTCATGTCCGAAGTCCAGGAGCTGCTCGACTTTCCGCCGGCCCCAGGGCTGGACGTTTTCGGCAAGCTCGACCCCAAGAAGTTCCCGGCCGACTCCCCGGAGATGAAGGGCCAGACCCTGTTCTTCGGCAAGGCCCAGTGCGCGGTCTGCCACCCGGCGCCGTACTATACCGACAACCTGATGCACGACCTGAAGGTCGATCGGTTCTACAAGACGCAGTCGATCAACGGCCTGGTCGCGACGAAGCAAGGGCCGATCAAGACGTTCCCCTTGCGGGGAATCAAGGAGTCGCCGCCGTACTTCCACGACGGCCGCCTGCTGACGCTCGAAGACACGGTCGAGTTCTTCAACCTGGTTCTGGAGACCCAGCTCACTCCGGACGAAAAGCAGGCCCTCGTCGCGTTCATGCGGCAGCTCTAG
- a CDS encoding HlyD family efflux transporter periplasmic adaptor subunit — MSAAPTTAPATPYGQAAEHLKVKLRPDLVVQPQFYEGMTHYVIKDPLALKYFRFKIEEYFLLQQFDGEKNLQDVKRAFERKYRPQTISIEDLVRFVAQLHEAGVVIIDSPEQAVALIRRRRKNRWRKVWGFLANILFIKIPVIDPERLLTWMYPYFRWLFTRTFVAFSTSMMLAAIILVVSQWSHFYSKLPEFQSFFNWWTIFTFWISLAIIKIIHEFGHGLTAKHFGGEVHEMGMLFLVLTPALYCDVTDSWLLPNKWHRIWISAAGIYVELFLASIATFVWFNTEQGLFNSLAMATMFICSVNTVLFNANPLLRYDGYYVTADYLEIPNLRIKSTQFFTYLIQEKVLGLEVPVQSYLPRSRRTLFVSYAIASYLYRWVVTFSIIFFLSQVLKPYKLQSLSYMLALGSLIPLLAMPIYQIGKFVRTPGRMRKVKKARAAAFAAAFVAVVAGILLIPTPLRIQGTLVLSPANPVEVYAEVEGQLVDLKVLDGQWVKKGAVLAQLVNLEKQKERVQRQAEHDTYWFKALWYNQSAATRAQAKQHEVMAEQLEPSMTRINDQLGKLTLTASRDGQLIGVPHRETLGQWLKTGKPFCQLADPHHLEARLIIDQSDIDLIKPDNKTWVKIHGRSETTLVSKVTEIAKRNRDEIPPELANSAGGEIAAKPDPKTGQVKPQTAVYEVIIPIENPNLLFHPGQRGFAKIDGGTHTFGWWLWRLITKTFHFNI; from the coding sequence ATGAGCGCAGCTCCCACAACAGCCCCAGCGACTCCCTACGGGCAGGCCGCCGAGCACCTCAAGGTCAAGCTCCGGCCCGACCTGGTGGTCCAACCCCAGTTCTACGAGGGGATGACCCACTACGTCATCAAGGACCCGCTGGCCCTCAAGTACTTCCGATTCAAGATCGAGGAGTACTTCCTGCTCCAGCAGTTCGACGGCGAGAAGAACCTGCAGGACGTCAAGCGGGCCTTCGAGCGCAAATACCGGCCCCAGACGATCTCGATCGAGGACCTCGTTCGGTTCGTGGCCCAGCTCCACGAGGCGGGCGTCGTCATCATCGACAGTCCCGAGCAGGCCGTCGCCCTGATCCGCCGCCGCCGCAAGAACCGGTGGCGGAAGGTCTGGGGCTTCCTGGCGAACATCCTGTTCATCAAGATCCCGGTCATCGACCCCGAGCGGCTCCTGACCTGGATGTATCCGTATTTCCGCTGGCTGTTCACCCGCACCTTCGTGGCCTTCAGCACAAGCATGATGCTCGCCGCGATCATCCTGGTCGTCAGCCAGTGGAGCCACTTCTACTCGAAGCTCCCCGAGTTCCAGAGCTTCTTCAACTGGTGGACGATCTTCACGTTCTGGATCAGCCTGGCGATCATCAAGATCATCCACGAGTTCGGCCACGGGCTCACCGCCAAGCACTTCGGCGGCGAGGTCCACGAGATGGGGATGCTCTTCCTCGTCCTCACCCCGGCCCTCTACTGTGACGTGACCGACAGTTGGCTCCTGCCCAACAAGTGGCACCGGATCTGGATCTCGGCCGCAGGCATCTACGTCGAACTCTTCCTGGCCAGCATCGCCACCTTCGTCTGGTTCAACACCGAGCAAGGGCTGTTCAACAGCCTGGCGATGGCCACGATGTTCATCTGCTCGGTCAACACCGTCTTGTTCAACGCCAACCCGCTGCTGCGGTACGACGGCTACTACGTGACGGCCGACTACCTGGAAATCCCCAACCTGCGGATCAAGAGCACCCAGTTCTTCACCTACCTGATCCAGGAGAAGGTGCTCGGCCTGGAAGTCCCCGTCCAGAGCTACCTGCCGCGCTCCCGGCGGACGCTGTTCGTGTCGTACGCGATCGCCAGCTACCTGTACCGCTGGGTGGTCACCTTCAGCATCATCTTCTTCTTGTCGCAGGTGCTGAAGCCGTACAAGCTGCAATCGCTTAGTTATATGCTGGCGCTCGGATCATTGATCCCGCTGTTGGCCATGCCCATTTACCAGATCGGTAAGTTCGTTCGCACGCCCGGGAGGATGCGCAAAGTGAAGAAAGCTCGTGCGGCCGCTTTCGCCGCGGCGTTCGTAGCCGTCGTGGCCGGGATCTTGCTGATCCCCACCCCGCTGCGAATCCAGGGCACCCTGGTGCTGTCGCCGGCCAACCCCGTCGAGGTCTACGCCGAAGTCGAAGGCCAGCTCGTCGACCTCAAAGTCCTTGACGGCCAGTGGGTCAAAAAAGGCGCCGTCTTGGCCCAGCTCGTCAACCTTGAGAAGCAGAAGGAGCGCGTCCAGCGCCAGGCCGAACACGACACCTACTGGTTCAAGGCCCTCTGGTACAACCAGAGCGCCGCGACCCGGGCGCAGGCGAAGCAGCACGAGGTGATGGCCGAACAACTTGAGCCGTCCATGACCAGGATCAACGATCAACTCGGCAAGCTCACCCTGACCGCCAGCCGCGACGGTCAGCTCATCGGCGTCCCCCACCGCGAAACGCTCGGCCAGTGGCTGAAGACCGGTAAACCGTTCTGCCAGCTCGCCGACCCCCATCATCTCGAAGCCCGATTGATCATCGACCAGTCGGACATCGACCTGATCAAGCCCGATAACAAAACCTGGGTCAAAATCCACGGCCGCTCCGAGACCACCCTCGTCAGCAAGGTCACCGAGATCGCCAAGCGGAACCGCGACGAGATCCCTCCCGAGCTTGCGAACTCCGCCGGCGGCGAGATCGCCGCCAAGCCCGACCCCAAAACCGGCCAGGTGAAGCCGCAAACCGCCGTCTACGAGGTCATCATCCCCATCGAGAATCCCAACCTGCTGTTCCATCCCGGCCAGCGCGGGTTCGCCAAGATCGACGGCGGCACCCACACCTTCGGCTGGTGGCTCTGGCGGCTCATCACCAAGACGTTCCACTTCAACATCTAA
- a CDS encoding efflux RND transporter periplasmic adaptor subunit has translation MTALKTAGTVAVGMLATLSVAAFGQNGAGQDPAPRGATATLVLESADQLGRLDWIEKSEVAALREGVIEKMELREGDPAIKDQPIGYLHKEVAELTVAKNALMASNTAAIEKGQAAWEVALTVVARNKRLNERKPGMVSQEDVAKAEGELKVAVAQINEAKEQVAINKAELNLAKQMLKEHTIVAPFNGIVIKRMKHPGESVRANEAVVEIGNLARLWAEFHVPLEYALRVKEGQIVEIQPRLVGTRGDQPIERMKFRGKISFVNPEIQPVGETAVLIRAEFDNPNFELRPGFKVAATIFLTDDVASRTPQPTAR, from the coding sequence ATGACCGCCCTGAAAACCGCCGGGACCGTGGCCGTGGGAATGCTCGCGACTCTGTCCGTAGCCGCCTTCGGGCAGAACGGCGCGGGCCAGGACCCCGCTCCCCGGGGCGCGACCGCCACCCTCGTCCTCGAGTCGGCCGACCAGCTCGGCAGGCTCGACTGGATCGAGAAGTCGGAAGTCGCCGCCCTCCGCGAAGGCGTCATCGAGAAAATGGAGTTGCGGGAAGGCGACCCGGCGATCAAGGACCAGCCGATCGGTTATCTCCACAAAGAGGTCGCCGAGCTGACCGTCGCCAAGAACGCCCTGATGGCCAGCAACACCGCCGCGATCGAGAAGGGGCAAGCCGCCTGGGAGGTCGCCCTCACCGTCGTCGCTCGCAACAAGCGGCTCAACGAGCGCAAGCCGGGCATGGTGTCGCAGGAAGACGTCGCCAAGGCCGAGGGCGAACTCAAGGTCGCCGTGGCCCAGATCAACGAGGCGAAGGAGCAGGTCGCGATCAACAAGGCCGAGCTCAACCTCGCCAAGCAGATGCTCAAGGAGCATACGATCGTGGCGCCGTTCAACGGCATCGTCATCAAGCGGATGAAGCACCCCGGCGAGAGTGTGCGGGCCAACGAGGCCGTCGTCGAGATCGGCAACCTGGCGCGACTCTGGGCCGAATTCCACGTTCCGCTCGAGTACGCGCTGCGCGTCAAGGAGGGCCAGATCGTCGAGATCCAGCCCCGGCTCGTCGGCACCCGCGGCGATCAGCCGATCGAACGCATGAAGTTCCGCGGCAAGATCTCGTTCGTGAACCCCGAGATCCAGCCGGTCGGCGAGACCGCCGTCCTCATCCGAGCCGAGTTCGACAACCCGAACTTCGAGCTGCGGCCGGGCTTCAAGGTGGCCGCGACGATTTTTCTGACCGACGACGTCGCCTCGCGAACCCCCCAGCCGACCGCCCGCTGA